The proteins below are encoded in one region of Buttiauxella gaviniae:
- the ompA gene encoding porin OmpA, translating into MKKTAIAIAVALAGFATVAQAAPKDNTWYAGGKLGWSQFHDTGFSDQNGYDSGIGNGPTHESQLGAGAFGGYQVNPYVGFEMGYDWLGRMPYKGSVENGAFKAQGVQLTTKLSYPINDDLDIYTRLGGMVWRADSTALNAAGNRVSDHDTGVSPLAAGGIEWAVTRDIATRLEYQWTNNIGDAATVGTRPDNGMLSVGVSYRFGQYDAPAPVVAPAPAPAPEVQTKHFTLKSDVLFNFNKATLKPEGQQALDQLYTQLSNLDPKDGSVVVLGFTDRIGSDEYNQKLSEKRAQSVVDYLISKGIPANKISPRGMGESNPVTGNTCDNVAPKAKLIDCLAPDRRVEIEVKGIKDVVTQPAA; encoded by the coding sequence ATGAAAAAGACAGCTATCGCGATTGCAGTGGCACTGGCTGGCTTCGCTACCGTAGCGCAGGCCGCACCGAAAGATAACACCTGGTATGCAGGTGGCAAACTGGGTTGGTCCCAGTTCCATGATACCGGTTTCTCTGACCAGAACGGCTATGATAGCGGCATCGGTAATGGCCCAACTCATGAAAGCCAGCTGGGTGCAGGTGCTTTCGGTGGTTACCAGGTTAACCCGTATGTTGGTTTTGAAATGGGTTACGACTGGTTAGGTCGTATGCCATACAAAGGCAGCGTTGAAAACGGTGCTTTCAAAGCGCAAGGCGTTCAACTGACTACCAAACTGAGCTACCCAATCAATGACGACCTGGACATCTATACTCGTCTGGGTGGTATGGTATGGCGTGCAGACTCTACAGCTCTGAATGCTGCTGGTAACCGTGTAAGCGATCACGACACTGGCGTATCTCCTCTGGCAGCTGGTGGTATCGAGTGGGCTGTTACCCGCGATATCGCTACTCGCCTGGAATACCAGTGGACCAACAACATCGGTGACGCTGCTACCGTTGGTACTCGTCCAGACAACGGCATGCTGAGTGTTGGTGTTTCTTACCGTTTCGGTCAGTACGATGCTCCAGCTCCAGTTGTAGCTCCGGCTCCAGCTCCAGCTCCAGAAGTACAGACCAAGCACTTCACTCTGAAGTCTGACGTTCTGTTCAACTTCAACAAAGCGACTCTGAAACCAGAAGGTCAGCAGGCACTGGATCAACTGTATACTCAGTTGAGCAACCTGGATCCTAAAGACGGTTCAGTTGTCGTTCTGGGCTTCACAGACCGTATCGGTTCTGACGAATACAACCAGAAACTGTCTGAAAAACGTGCACAGTCTGTTGTTGATTACCTGATCTCTAAAGGTATCCCAGCTAACAAGATCTCCCCACGCGGTATGGGCGAATCTAACCCAGTTACTGGCAACACCTGTGATAACGTAGCTCCTAAAGCTAAACTGATTGATTGCCTGGCTCCAGATCGTCGCGTAGAGATCGAAGTTAAAGGTATCAAAGACGTTGTAACTCAGCCTGCTGCATAA